In Desulfomicrobium escambiense DSM 10707, the DNA window CAAGGCCCGCCGTCTCGGTCAGGAAGATGTCCTGCACCGCCAGGAAATCAAGACCTTCAAGCCGCTTCCGCACATGCGCGACATCCGCATCCGACACGGCGGGGTTCTCGCCCATGATGAACATGGCCCGGACCTGCGGGGAGGCGAACATCTCCGTGGCCGTCAGGCCGGGGGTTCTGGACAGGGAGGTCATCCACAGGCTTTCCATCCGGCCCAGGGCCGCTTCGTCGTCCACCCGTCCGTATCCGGGCAGGAAGCCCGGCAACCCGCCCATGTCGCAGGAACCCTGCACGTTATTCTGCCCCCTGAGCGGGTTGATCCCCGCTCCGGGCCGCCCCACTTGCCCGCAAAGCAGGGCCAGGTCGGCCAGGGCCAGGACCGTGTCCGTGCCGCAGGCATGCTGGGTGATGCCCATGCAGTACAGGATGGTCGCCGCCCCGGCGCGGGCGTATAGGCGGGCCGCCCGCTCCAGGTCGGCGGACGGAATTCCGGTCGCGGACTGCACGTATTCGGGGGTATAGGGCTCCAAGGCAGCGCGCAGCTCTTCGAACCCTTCGGTGCGGCTGTGGATGAAAGCCCGGTTCTCCAGGCCCTCGCGCAGGATGACGTGCATGAGGCCGTTGATCCAGGCGATGTCGGTGCCCGGCGCCGGGCGCAGCCAGAGATGGGCGTGCCGGGTCAGGGCGACGGCGCGCGGATCGACGACCACGAGTGTCGCCCCGGCGCGCACGGCACGCTTGACGCGTGCCGCGAAGACCGGATGCGTCTCGGTGGTATTGGAGCCGGTGACCAGAATCACCTCGGCGTTGCCCACATCGGCCATGATATTGGTCGGCGAGGCGCTGCCGAAGGCCTGCACCAGGGCTTCGAGGGAAGAGGCGTGGCACAGCCGCGCACAGTGGTCCACGTTGTTGGTACCCATGCGCCGCGCCAGCTTCTGAAACAGGTAGTTTTCCTCGTTGGTGCAGCGGGCCGAGGCCAGAAAACCCAAGGCGTCGGGCCCGTGGGCGTCGCGGGAGGCCAGAAGGCGGGCGGCGACCAGCTCGATGGCCTCGTCCCACCCGGCAGGGACCAGCGCTCCATCGCGTCGGACGAGCGGTGTGGTCAGGCGCTCGGGGTGGGCGGTGAAATCCAGGGCGAAACGCCCCTTGACGCACAGGCTCCCTTCATTGTGGCCGTCCTCGGCCCCCAGCACATGCCGGATGCGGCCGTCCTGAACATACACGTCCATCTGGCAGCCCACCCCGCAATACGGACACGTGGTGCGCACCGGGCGGGTCTCGCACAGGCGCGGTTTGCGGCGGGCGTCCACCATGCTCAGCGCTCCCGTGGGGCAGACCTGCAAACACTCGCCGCAGAACACGCAGTCGGACTCGGCCAGGGCCGTGTCGCACCCGGCCACGATCTTGGCGGCCGCGCCGCGGTAGCCGTAATCGATGGCCTCGTTGACCTGGATCTCGTTGCAGGCCTGCACGCATCGCCCGCAGAGGATGCACTTGGAAAAGTCGCGCACGATGAACGGGTTGCCCGTCTCGGGCCGGTAGCGGGGCCTCGGCCGTTCGAAGGAGCCCGTGCCCACGCCGTAGCGGTAGGCCAAGCTCTGCAGGGCGCAGTCCCCGGCCGCCGGGCAGAGCAGGCAGTCGTGGTTGCCGGAGTCGAGCATGAGCCGCAGGATGGTCCGGCGGGCCCGCAGCACACGGTCCGAGTCGGTGTGCACGATCATGCCCTCGGCAGCCGGGGCCGCGCAGGACGCCACTAGGGTGCGGGCGCCCCAGACCTCCACCACGCAGATGCGGCAGGCGCCCGTTGGCGCGCAGTTCGGCAGGTGGCACAGGGTCGGGATGAAGATGCCGTGGGCCTTGGCCACTTCAAGAATCGTCTGGCCGGACGTGAAGACGCACGGCGTGTCGTTGATGGTCAGTTCCATGGCGTCCCCGTCAGTCGATACAGTCGAAAGGGCAGGCCTGAAAGCAGGCCAGGCATTGCACGCATTTTTCGCGGTCGATGCGGGCAGTCTGTTTTTTGGCCCAGATCACCGCCCCGGCCGGGCAGGCCTTGAAGCACAGCCCGCACTTGCGGCAGCGCGACTCGTCCACCTCGAACTTGAGCAGGGCCACGCAGCGCTTGGCCGGGCAGCGCTTTTCGGCGATATGCGCCTCGAATTCGTCCCGGAAATGGCGCAGGGCCGAGAGGATCGGGTTGGAGGCCGTCTGGCCCAGGCCACACAGGGACGCGTCGGTGATGACCGCGGCCAGGTCCTCCAGGGCGCGCAGGTCGCAGGGCTCGCCCTTGCCTTCGCAGATGCGGGTCAGGATCTCGAGCTGCCGCCTGGTCCCCTCGCGGCAGGGCGTGCACTTGCCGCAGGACTCGTCCTGGATGAAATCCATGAAGAAGCGGGCCATGTCGACCATGCAGGTGCGGTCGTTCATGACGATGACCCCGCCCGAGCCCATGATGGCCCCGGCCTTGGTGATGGCCTCGTAGTCCACGGGCGTGTCCAGCAGGTGCGCCGGGATGCTTCCGCCCGACGGGCCGCCGAGCTGCACGGCCTTGCACTTCCTCTTGCCGGGCACCCCGCCGCCGATGTCGTTGACCAGCACGGACAGGGGCGTGCCCATGTCCACCTCGACCAGCCCGATGTTGTTCACGTCGCCGGACAGAGCGAAGACCTTGGTTCCCGTGCTGCCCTCGGTGCCCACGCCGGCGTGGCAGGCCGCGCCCAGGCGGATGATGGCGCCGACGCCGGCCAACGTCTCTACGTTGTTCAGGACCGTCGGCTTGCCCCACAACCCCTGCTGCGCCGGGAACGGCGGCCGGGGGACGGGCATGCCGCGGCGGCCCTCGATGGAGCGCATGAGGGCCGTTTCCTCGCCGCAGACGAAGGCCCCGGCTCCCTGGTAGATCTCGAGGTCGAAGGAAAAGCCGCTGCCCAGGATGTTCTCGCCCAGCAGGCCCAACTCCCGGGCCTGGGCGATGGCGACCGTCAGGCGATGGATGGCCAGGGGGTATTCCGAACGGCAGTAGATGTAACCATGGCGCGAACCGATGGCCACGGCCGCGATGAGCATGCCTTCGAGCACGGCGTGGGGGTCGGACTCGAGGATGGAACGGT includes these proteins:
- the fdhF gene encoding formate dehydrogenase subunit alpha, with translation MELTINDTPCVFTSGQTILEVAKAHGIFIPTLCHLPNCAPTGACRICVVEVWGARTLVASCAAPAAEGMIVHTDSDRVLRARRTILRLMLDSGNHDCLLCPAAGDCALQSLAYRYGVGTGSFERPRPRYRPETGNPFIVRDFSKCILCGRCVQACNEIQVNEAIDYGYRGAAAKIVAGCDTALAESDCVFCGECLQVCPTGALSMVDARRKPRLCETRPVRTTCPYCGVGCQMDVYVQDGRIRHVLGAEDGHNEGSLCVKGRFALDFTAHPERLTTPLVRRDGALVPAGWDEAIELVAARLLASRDAHGPDALGFLASARCTNEENYLFQKLARRMGTNNVDHCARLCHASSLEALVQAFGSASPTNIMADVGNAEVILVTGSNTTETHPVFAARVKRAVRAGATLVVVDPRAVALTRHAHLWLRPAPGTDIAWINGLMHVILREGLENRAFIHSRTEGFEELRAALEPYTPEYVQSATGIPSADLERAARLYARAGAATILYCMGITQHACGTDTVLALADLALLCGQVGRPGAGINPLRGQNNVQGSCDMGGLPGFLPGYGRVDDEAALGRMESLWMTSLSRTPGLTATEMFASPQVRAMFIMGENPAVSDADVAHVRKRLEGLDFLAVQDIFLTETAGLADVVLPAASALEKDGTFTNTDRRVQRVRAAVPCPGQALPDWRILNMLSERLGLGPGPDSPEAVMAEIAQAAPIYGGIDYRRIEGQGLVWPCPDKTHPGTPILHRESFPRGKGRFVPVHPQPPAETPDAAYPLTLGTGRVLEHYHTGTMTRKSEGLNRIVPECFVEMNPADAARLGVIHGQRVQVASRRGEISVRAQVTERVAEGHVFIPFHFAEAAANVLTNPALDPLARIPEFKACAVRVTPE
- the nuoF gene encoding NADH-quinone oxidoreductase subunit NuoF, with the protein product MSARLDRAALTAMRDFERAALETFAPRVFCCSGTGCHATGSIPLIAALREESARQGGAVQVIETGCNGFCALGPVVIMQPGGVLYCKVRAQDAAEVIASAGGRPVERLLYRDPEGNAVAGMDSIPFFALQRPWILRNKGRIDPENIGHAIAHEAYQGLAKALFDMTPEGVVEEVRASGLRGRGGAGFPTGLKWKFAAASPGDVKYVLCNADEGDPGAFMDRSILESDPHAVLEGMLIAAVAIGSRHGYIYCRSEYPLAIHRLTVAIAQARELGLLGENILGSGFSFDLEIYQGAGAFVCGEETALMRSIEGRRGMPVPRPPFPAQQGLWGKPTVLNNVETLAGVGAIIRLGAACHAGVGTEGSTGTKVFALSGDVNNIGLVEVDMGTPLSVLVNDIGGGVPGKRKCKAVQLGGPSGGSIPAHLLDTPVDYEAITKAGAIMGSGGVIVMNDRTCMVDMARFFMDFIQDESCGKCTPCREGTRRQLEILTRICEGKGEPCDLRALEDLAAVITDASLCGLGQTASNPILSALRHFRDEFEAHIAEKRCPAKRCVALLKFEVDESRCRKCGLCFKACPAGAVIWAKKQTARIDREKCVQCLACFQACPFDCID